One window from the genome of Clostridiales bacterium encodes:
- a CDS encoding argininosuccinate synthase codes for MAKEKVVLAYSGGLDTSIIIPWLKENYDMEVIAMAADVGQGEELAPLKEKAIKTGASKIYIEDLKEEFVTDFIFPTLKAGAVYEKKYLLGTSFARPVIAKRLVEIARKEGAKAVAHGATGKGNDQVRFELTIKALAPDLKIIAPWRIWNIKSREDAIDYAKARDIPVPVTKENNYSMDRNLWHLSHEGQDLEDPANEPKESLLMVTKPLSQSADTPEYVEIEFEKGVPITVNGQKYPPHELIAALNEIGARHGVGVADMVENRLVGMKSRGVYETPGGSILYAAHNNLEEITLDRATMHFKEMAAIKFAELVYDGLWFTPLRESLSAFVDKTQETVTGKVRLKLYKGNIIPAGVASPYSLYDAEMATFSQDEVYNQKDAEGFINLFGLPLKVRAQKQKLWAKYKKE; via the coding sequence ATGGCAAAGGAAAAAGTAGTGCTCGCGTATTCGGGAGGGCTGGACACTTCCATAATTATACCTTGGCTCAAAGAAAACTACGATATGGAAGTCATAGCCATGGCGGCCGATGTGGGTCAAGGCGAGGAGCTCGCGCCCTTAAAAGAAAAGGCGATAAAGACCGGCGCGTCCAAGATTTATATTGAGGATTTAAAAGAAGAGTTTGTGACCGATTTTATTTTTCCCACGCTGAAGGCGGGCGCCGTGTATGAGAAAAAATATCTTTTGGGGACTTCGTTCGCAAGGCCCGTTATCGCCAAAAGGCTGGTTGAGATAGCCCGCAAGGAAGGCGCCAAGGCGGTAGCGCACGGGGCGACGGGCAAGGGCAACGACCAGGTGCGGTTTGAGCTTACCATAAAAGCGCTTGCGCCCGACCTAAAGATTATAGCGCCTTGGCGGATATGGAATATTAAATCGCGCGAGGACGCCATTGATTACGCCAAAGCGCGCGATATTCCCGTGCCCGTAACCAAAGAAAATAATTACAGTATGGACAGAAACCTTTGGCATCTTTCGCACGAGGGACAGGATTTGGAAGATCCCGCTAACGAGCCCAAAGAGTCTTTGCTGATGGTTACCAAGCCCTTGTCCCAAAGCGCCGATACGCCCGAGTATGTGGAAATAGAGTTTGAAAAAGGCGTTCCTATAACGGTAAACGGCCAAAAATACCCGCCCCACGAGTTGATTGCCGCGCTAAACGAGATTGGCGCGCGGCACGGCGTGGGCGTGGCCGATATGGTGGAAAACCGCCTTGTAGGGATGAAGTCGCGCGGCGTTTATGAGACGCCGGGCGGGTCAATTTTGTACGCGGCCCATAACAACCTTGAAGAAATAACGCTGGACAGGGCGACTATGCATTTTAAGGAAATGGCGGCTATTAAGTTTGCCGAACTTGTTTATGACGGATTGTGGTTTACGCCTTTGAGGGAGAGTCTTTCGGCTTTTGTGGACAAAACGCAGGAGACCGTAACCGGCAAGGTCAGGTTGAAATTATATAAGGGCAATATCATCCCCGCGGGCGTTGCCTCGCCGTATTCGCTGTATGACGCCGAAATGGCGACTTTTTCCCAAGACGAGGTTTATAACCAAAAAGACGCCGAAGGGTTTATTAACCTGTTTGGGCTGCCGCTTAAAGTGCGCGCCCAAAAACAAAAACTTTGGGCAAAATATAAAAAGGAATAA
- a CDS encoding glutamate-5-semialdehyde dehydrogenase — translation KNSRKILDANLKDLDNAQNKPSHYQDRLRLTPERIQVIANGVKEIIQLPDPIGEVLEQYKNKDNLNISKVRVPLGVVGIIYEARPNVTVDTAALCIKSGNAIILRGSRDAYHSNTALVGIMKEAIKQAGGNDDIIGYIDCTHEQAIGLMKANQYIDVLVPRGSEKLIQTVVQNSTIPVIETGTGNCHVYIHSAADLDMAIKIAVNAKISRPSVCNAAESLLIDQSIYQEFLPKICQALVDNGVKIKGCPKTCSVFAACETATEKDYYTEFLDYIISVKVVQDYNEAIDHINHYGTKHSECIVTQDEEVAWQFTNRVDAAAVYVNASTRFTDGGVFGLGAELGISTQKLHARGPVGLKELTSYKYIILGDGQVR, via the coding sequence TCAAAAATTCCCGAAAAATTTTGGACGCCAATTTAAAAGACCTTGATAACGCCCAAAACAAGCCTTCCCATTACCAAGACAGGCTTAGGCTCACCCCAGAGCGTATTCAGGTCATAGCCAATGGCGTAAAAGAGATTATTCAGTTGCCCGACCCCATAGGCGAGGTTTTGGAGCAATACAAAAACAAAGACAACCTCAATATATCCAAAGTTCGCGTTCCTTTGGGCGTGGTGGGCATAATTTACGAAGCCCGCCCCAATGTTACGGTGGATACCGCGGCTTTGTGTATCAAAAGCGGCAACGCCATAATTTTGCGCGGCAGCCGCGACGCTTACCACAGCAATACCGCGCTTGTCGGGATAATGAAAGAGGCGATAAAACAAGCGGGCGGCAACGACGATATAATAGGCTATATAGATTGCACGCACGAGCAGGCGATAGGGCTTATGAAAGCCAATCAATATATAGATGTTTTGGTGCCCAGAGGCTCGGAAAAATTAATCCAAACAGTTGTCCAAAATTCCACCATTCCCGTCATTGAAACGGGCACGGGCAACTGCCATGTTTACATCCATAGCGCCGCCGATTTGGACATGGCGATTAAGATTGCGGTTAACGCCAAAATCTCAAGGCCGTCCGTGTGCAACGCGGCCGAAAGCCTGCTTATTGACCAAAGCATTTACCAAGAATTTTTGCCCAAGATTTGCCAAGCCTTAGTGGACAATGGAGTGAAAATCAAAGGCTGTCCCAAGACTTGTTCGGTTTTCGCGGCGTGCGAAACCGCCACCGAAAAAGATTATTATACGGAGTTTTTGGACTATATCATATCTGTAAAAGTGGTCCAAGATTACAACGAAGCCATAGACCATATCAACCATTACGGCACAAAACACAGCGAATGCATCGTAACCCAAGACGAGGAGGTTGCGTGGCAGTTTACTAACCGCGTGGACGCGGCCGCCGTATATGTCAACGCGTCCACTAGGTTCACTGACGGCGGGGTATTCGGGCTTGGCGCGGAGCTTGGCATCTCTACCCAAAAACTACACGCCCGCGGTCCTGTTGGCCTAAAAGAACTAACATCATACAAATATATAATCCTAGGCGACGGCCAAGTAAGATAA
- the argH gene encoding argininosuccinate lyase, whose product MKLWGGVFTRKTEKLAEEFNSSLDFDSRLYKQDILGSIAHCKMLGAQKIISEDECKTIIDGLEGILADIEKSKLKIEGAEDIHSFVEQELIKRVGEAGKKLHTARSRNDQVATDIRMYLKDSIDNTVFKLKNLCGIMLERAKNHADTIMAGFTHMQKAQPITLGHYLNAYVCMFLRDIERLKDCKKRLNVSPLGSGALAGTAYPIDREMTAKLLGFSDISPNSLDAVSDRDFLVEYVSACALIGLHMSKLAEEWIYWACDEFSYITLDEGYSTGSSIMPQKKNPDMLELIRGKSAKIIGNLTSAAALLKAQPLSYNKDLQEDKPIIFDTEDTINICIDVLCGVIKTVKFNTDKMYKSASGGYSAATDIADYLAKKGVPFRDAHKLTGQIVLYCINNNHKLTDLKLVDFKKFSPKFEQDILDAVKLENAVNNRKSMGGTAPDQVRKTIEILEKKLKEL is encoded by the coding sequence ATGAAACTTTGGGGAGGCGTTTTTACGCGAAAAACCGAAAAACTGGCGGAAGAGTTTAACTCTTCGCTGGATTTTGACAGCCGTCTTTATAAACAAGATATCTTGGGCAGTATCGCCCATTGCAAAATGCTGGGCGCCCAAAAAATCATATCGGAGGACGAGTGCAAGACAATAATAGACGGGTTAGAAGGGATTTTGGCTGATATAGAAAAGTCTAAGCTTAAAATTGAGGGCGCCGAGGATATCCATAGCTTTGTGGAACAAGAGCTGATAAAGCGCGTAGGCGAGGCGGGCAAAAAGCTGCATACCGCGCGGTCTAGAAACGACCAGGTCGCCACGGACATAAGAATGTATCTCAAAGACAGCATTGACAATACCGTATTCAAGCTAAAAAACCTTTGCGGTATTATGCTGGAGCGCGCCAAAAACCACGCCGATACCATAATGGCGGGTTTTACGCATATGCAAAAAGCCCAGCCCATAACGCTTGGGCATTATCTTAACGCTTATGTTTGCATGTTTTTGCGGGATATTGAGCGGTTAAAAGATTGCAAAAAACGCTTAAATGTTTCGCCTTTGGGCAGCGGCGCGCTCGCCGGAACGGCTTACCCTATAGACAGGGAAATGACCGCTAAGCTTTTGGGCTTTTCGGATATCTCGCCCAACTCTTTGGACGCCGTGTCCGACAGGGATTTTTTGGTAGAATATGTAAGCGCGTGCGCGCTTATTGGCTTGCATATGTCCAAGCTCGCTGAAGAATGGATTTATTGGGCGTGCGACGAGTTTTCGTATATCACATTGGACGAGGGGTATTCCACAGGCTCAAGCATTATGCCGCAAAAGAAAAACCCCGATATGCTGGAGTTAATACGCGGCAAGTCCGCCAAGATTATAGGCAACCTAACAAGCGCCGCGGCGCTTTTAAAGGCGCAGCCGTTGTCTTATAACAAAGACTTGCAAGAGGACAAGCCGATTATATTTGATACCGAGGACACTATCAATATATGCATTGATGTGCTGTGCGGCGTGATAAAGACCGTTAAGTTTAATACGGACAAGATGTATAAGTCCGCCTCGGGCGGATATTCCGCGGCGACCGATATCGCCGATTATCTTGCCAAAAAAGGCGTCCCGTTTAGAGACGCGCATAAGCTAACCGGCCAAATTGTGCTGTATTGCATAAATAATAATCATAAACTTACAGATTTGAAACTCGTTGATTTTAAAAAGTTTAGCCCGAAATTTGAGCAAGACATTTTGGACGCGGTAAAGCTTGAAAACGCGGTCAATAACCGAAAAAGTATGGGCGGAACAGCGCCCGACCAAGTCCGAAAAACCATAGAAATTTTGGAGAAAAAATTAAAAGAGTTATAA